A genomic region of Manihot esculenta cultivar AM560-2 chromosome 15, M.esculenta_v8, whole genome shotgun sequence contains the following coding sequences:
- the LOC110602270 gene encoding uncharacterized protein LOC110602270, which yields MEMNVVQVNQVWNCIEDEPAEQSLYPEALGISDAFRDPELLPRIGDQYQVEIPPLMTESAYFLLTEMANDPIITCGTSHDFLVGLPISLMWIKEEVNNIKHEHQEIPGDLNGSSTTNNFIKHESIMGFQIFPGSELQIKSELMDATLNGVVEDRKPAKLDLQEEEKNYQQHGGKGYLMVPGSLGVTWNNIEEASFLLGLYIFGKNLLQVKKLVESKQMGDILTFYYGKFYRSEKYNRWSECRKIRSRRCIYGQRIFTGSSQQELLSRLFLHVSEECKHTLTEVCKTFGEGKMLLEEYVWTLKAAVGLNTLVEAVGIGKGKQDLTGMVMEPLKSNQVASGRPEIPVGKACSTLSPLEIVKFLTGGYRLSKARSNDLFWESVWPRLLARGWHSEQPNDHGIAATSRHSLVFLVPGIKKFSRRKLVKGVHYFDSISDVLNKVASDPALLELDVGTDKGYGDEINDKILDQQGFPDQQRHCYLKPRTPSRRAEVMKFTVVDTSLVNGEPSKVRELRSLPVDMMDISTIRSDSEESDEDSSEDSINESDSSGNLCFDHNKIGISKSAKINVDKGDSSSRENFENNISSQYSPVIRSGFTKLPVKIPKDQNASKCDDMQPSKYVKGIKRRKPADRNLLGPVKKRRPRLAVCDRAATSCCTVNVPVDPRLEEVGCTSGNPDLQENVRSHLDLHQAKLSSTSSSCRGSPNITEECTLSSNSSVAEHFNEKSESRSLIDLNIPIPQDAETESSMIEMTERQLDKTSGQTEDSGILETSTSVCGSTSEQPPGISSRRQSTRNRPLTTKALEALACGFLSIKQKRRSRDDFSLDDSISRPSRRARSKVRVTENFGTGVMDYKGDERANGACNSSSDMFNKFHM from the exons ATGGAG ATGAATGTTGTTCAAGTGAATCAAGTTTGGAATTGCATTGAAGACGAGCCTGCTGAGCAATCACTTTATCCAGAGGCCCTTGGTATAAGTGATGCCTTTAGAGATCCTGAGCTGCTTCCTCGCATTGGAGATCAATACCAGGTCGAGATTCCACCTCTTATGACAGAATCTGCCTACTTCTTGCTCACAGAGATGGCAAATGATCCAATTATCACGTGTGGTACTTCTCATGATTTTTTAGTGGGATTGCCCATATCACTAATGTGGATCAAGGAGGAAGTTAACAACATTAAACATGAACACCAAGAAATTCCTGGTGATTTGAATGGCTCTTCAACTACAaataatttcataaaacatgaaagcATTATGGGGTTTCAGATTTTTCCAGGAAGTGAGTTACAAATTAAGTCTGAGCTTATGGATGCCACACTTAATGGTGTGGTAGAAGACAGAAAACCTGCAAAGTTAGAtttgcaagaagaagaaaagaattaTCAGCAGCATGGAGGCAAAGGCTACCTTATGGTTCCAGGTTCTTTGGGGGTCACATGGAATAATATTGAGGAGGCCAGTTTCCTTCTTGGTTTATACATCTTTGGCAAGAATCTTCTTCAAGTTAAGAAATTAGTTGAGAGCAAACAGATGGGAGATATACTTACATTTTATTATGGGAAGTTTTATAGGTCTGAAAAATACAATCGATGGTCAGAATGCCGGAAAATAAGAAGCAGAAGATGTATATATGGACAAAGGATTTTTACAGGATCCAGTCAGCAAGAACTGCTATCTCGTTTGTTTTTACATGTGTCAGAGGAATGCAAACATACTTTGACCGAG GTTTGTAAGACATTTGGAGAGGGAAAAATGTTGCTAGAAGAATATGTATGGACCTTAAAGGCTGCAGTTGGATTGAACACCCTTGTTGAGGCTGTGGGAATTGGCAAAGGGAAGCAAGACTTGACTGGCATGGTTATGGAGCCTCTGAAGTCAAATCAAGTTGCTTCTGGTCGTCCAGAAATACCCGTTGGCAAAGCATGCTCTACCCTTTCACCCTTGGAAATTGTCAAATTCCTTACCGGAGGTTATCGATTAAGCAAAGCCCGATCAAATGACCTTTTCTGGGAGTCTGTTTGGCCTCGTTTACTTGCAAGAGGGTGGCACTCTGAGCAGCCTAATGATCATGGTATTGCTGCTACTTCCAGGCATTCTCTGGTCTTTCTGGTCCCTGGTATCAAGAAGTTTTCAAGAAGGAAACTAGTAAAAGGAGTCCATTATTTTGATTCTATCAGTGATGTCCTGAATAAAGTTGCTTCAGATCCAGCACTTCTTGAGCTTGATGTTGGAACAGATAAAGGCTATGGTGATGAGATCAATGATAAAATTTTGGACCAACAAGGTTTTCCTGATCAGCAACGCCATTGTTATCTCAAGCCACGGACTCCTAGCCGCAGAGCAGAAGTCATGAAGTTTACTGTTGTTGATACTAGTCTGGTTAATGGGGAACCATCCAAAGTGAGAGAACTGAGAAGCTTACCAGTTGATATGATGGACATTTCAACCATAAGAAGTGATTCCGAAGAAAGTGATGAAGATTCTTCTGAGGATTCAATAAATGAATCTGATTCTTCTGGCAATTTGTGTTTTGATCACAATAAGATTGGTATTTCAAAATCTGCAAAGATCAATGTTGATAAGGGAGACTCATCTAGCAgggaaaattttgaaaataatatttcaagTCAGTATTCCCCTGTAATTCGCTCTGGTTTCACCAAGCTCCCTGTCAAAATCCCAAAGGATCAGAATGCTAGTAAGTGTGATGACATGCAACCAAGTAAGTATGTCAAGGGAATAAAGAGAAGGAAACCTGCTGATAGGAATCTTTTAGGCCCTGTTAAAAAGAGACGACCAAGATTAGCTGTGTGTGACCGTGCAGCAACAAGCTGTTGCACAGTCAATGTCCCAGTTGATCCGAGGTTAGAAGAAGTTGGTTGTACGTCAGGAAATCCTGATTTGCAAGAGAATGTTCGTTCTCATCTGGATTTACATCAGGCAAAGTTGTCATCCACTAGTTCTTCATGCAGGGGCAGCCCTAATATTACAGAAGAATGCACTCTCAGTAGCAACTCATCTGTTGCTGAACATTTTAATGAGAAATCTGAGTCTCGGTCATTGATTGACCTGAACATACCCATCCCTCAAGATGCTGAGACTGAATCGTCGATGATAGAAATGACAGAAAGGCAGCTTGATAAAACGAGTGGACAGACAGAGGATTCAGGTATACTGGAAACTTCCACATCAGTATGTGGTTCTACTTCAGAGCAACCACCTGGCATTAGTTCTCGTAGACAAAGCACAAGAAACAGACCACTTACCACCAAAGCACTGGAAGCTCTTGCTTGTGGATTTTTAAGCATAAAGCAGAAGCGGAGGAGTAGGGATGATTTTTCACTGGACGACTCGATATCAAGGCCTTCACGACGTGCTCGCAGTAAGGTAAGAGTTACTGAAAACTTTGGTACTGGTGTAATGGATTACAAAGGAGATGAAAGAGCAAATGGTGCATGTAATAGTAGTAGTGACATGTTCAATAAGTTTCATATGTAA
- the LOC110602591 gene encoding nuclear transcription factor Y subunit B-5, translating into MDDNTGAASASTEDGGVKEQERLLPIANVGRIMKKILPPNAKISKEAKETMQECVSEFISFVTSEASEKCKKERRKTVNGDDVCWAMGALGFDEYAGPLTGYLQRYRELEGDRSANQEKANTEEKEDSSSYRNHFNQRNHQDVVVPPPPLLKFDKKRN; encoded by the coding sequence ATGGATGATAATACTGGTGCTGCTAGTGCTTCCACTGAAGATGGTGGCGTCAAGGAGCAAGAACGGTTGTTGCCGATAGCCAACGTTGGTCGTATCATGAAGAAAATTTTGCCTCCTAATGCAAAAATCTCCAAGGAAGCAAAGGAAACGATGCAGGAATGCGTTTCGGAGTTCATTAGCTTTGTGACCAGTGAAGCGTCGGAGAAGTGTAAAAAGGAAAGGCGGAAGACTGTGAATGGAGATGATGTTTGCTGGGCTATGGGAGCTTTAGGTTTTGATGAATATGCAGGGCCTCTAACAGGGTATTTGCAAAGATATAGAGAGTTAGAAGGAGACAGATCAGCTAATCAAGAAAAGGCTAACACAGAGGAAAAAGAGGATTCGTCGTCGTATAGAAATCATTTTAACCAAAGGAATCATCAGGATGTAGTTGTcccaccacctccattgttgaaGTTTGATAAGAAGAGGAATTAA